Proteins encoded by one window of Dermochelys coriacea isolate rDerCor1 chromosome 13, rDerCor1.pri.v4, whole genome shotgun sequence:
- the MRPL52 gene encoding 39S ribosomal protein L52, mitochondrial: protein MIAALLPVPFPKMAASLGPRLAPRLAAAPRHIHCGAARPAVGQWRAQQGLAPSSAGYGPLRDLPDWSFVDGRPAPLWKGQTRRRQEDEAFARRVALLAQEMERGLQRWQVQQRQHQEANESKRRNQLQPKGAALRRGSPPQ, encoded by the exons ATGATCGCAGCGCTGCTTCCTGTCCCATTTCCCAAAATGGCAGCCTCCCTGGGCCCGAGGCTGG CGCCTCGCCTGGCCGCAGCCCCCCGGCACATTCACTGCGGCGCCGCCCGCCCGGCCGTGGGGCAATGGAGAGCCCA GCAGGGACTTGCCCCCAGCTCGGCCGGCTATGGGCCCCTCCGCGATCTACCTGACTGGTCCTTTGTAG ACGGGCGCCCCGCCCCCCTGTGGAAGGGCCAGACCCGCCGGCGACAGGAAGACGAGGCCTTTGCG cggCGCGTGGCCCTGCTGGCCCAGGAGATGGAGCGGGGCCTGCAGCGCTGGCAGGTCCAGCAGCGCCAGCATCAGGAGGCCAACGAGAGCAAGAGACGGAACCAGCTTCAGCCCAAGGGGGCTGCCTTGCGACGGGGCAGCCCCCCCCAATAA